The following are encoded together in the Capsulimonas corticalis genome:
- a CDS encoding NIPSNAP family protein has protein sequence MFYELRHYDCHSSLALKRLTSRFGDHTTKIWARIGIEPVGFWPVLVGAHQPRLTYILAWEDLAQREALWAQFVADPAWKTAVAASRAEIGGDPVRTITSSILSPLSFSHLPRQDNQPARLARGVFELRTYKFDANAKLGKTADWFRDHCLPLFEAHGVFAMGFWTTYIGASPELTYMLVFESLAHREQAWAAVYTDPRWLQIQQELYTEGVSPIFGMDTALMRGTDFSGWS, from the coding sequence GTGTTTTACGAATTACGCCATTACGATTGCCATAGCAGCCTCGCTCTCAAACGGCTGACCAGCCGATTTGGCGACCACACGACGAAGATCTGGGCGCGCATTGGGATCGAGCCGGTCGGTTTCTGGCCGGTGCTCGTCGGCGCCCACCAGCCGCGACTGACTTACATTCTCGCCTGGGAAGATTTGGCGCAGCGCGAAGCGCTTTGGGCGCAGTTCGTGGCCGATCCCGCATGGAAAACCGCCGTCGCCGCCAGCCGCGCCGAAATCGGCGGCGATCCCGTGCGCACCATCACAAGCAGCATCCTTTCGCCGCTGTCGTTCTCCCATCTCCCGCGCCAGGACAACCAGCCGGCCCGCCTCGCGCGCGGCGTCTTCGAGCTGCGCACATACAAATTCGACGCCAACGCCAAGCTCGGAAAAACCGCCGACTGGTTCCGCGACCACTGCCTGCCGCTCTTCGAAGCCCACGGCGTCTTCGCGATGGGCTTCTGGACGACTTATATCGGCGCATCGCCCGAACTGACCTACATGCTCGTCTTCGAAAGCCTCGCGCACCGCGAACAGGCCTGGGCCGCGGTGTACACGGATCCCCGGTGGCTGCAGATCCAGCAGGAGCTCTACACGGAGGGCGTTTCCCCTATCTTCGGCATGGACACCGCCTT
- a CDS encoding cellulase family glycosylhydrolase — MSRIPRIAALVCSALALAAPSYAKEHSLFPETVHDQIGVNIHFTAPKPGEMAMLEAGGFGWARMDFAWESTEKTKGVYDFRAYDGLMAELKRSHMRALFILDYRNAAYGPGGAPPYDDEGRAAFARWAAAAAKHFQGQGVVWELWNEPNGKWFWPNPSAADYSKLALAADKAIRETCPKEILIGPAVSEVDLAFLEGCFQAGCLQYWDAVSVHPYRQTAPETAGADYEKLRGLIAKYAPAGKTIPIVSGEWGYSVAWGGYDEERQGKYLAREFLFNMESGVPLSIWYDWHDDGADPKDAEHHFGTVRNELHPGRAPIYDPKPSYTAAQTLTKALGDYRFDRRIAAGDAATDHLLEFRKDKARGYAVWTISDTPRPVTLPISAGTYTIWSGQGDRKLTLTADKSGLPLTITDTPQYIVRGTSHGR; from the coding sequence ATGTCTCGAATCCCGCGCATTGCCGCGCTCGTGTGCTCCGCGCTGGCGCTCGCCGCGCCGTCCTACGCCAAGGAGCATTCCCTCTTCCCCGAAACCGTCCACGATCAGATCGGCGTGAATATCCACTTTACCGCGCCGAAGCCCGGCGAGATGGCGATGCTGGAGGCCGGGGGCTTCGGCTGGGCGCGTATGGACTTCGCCTGGGAATCGACGGAGAAGACCAAGGGCGTCTACGACTTCCGCGCTTACGATGGGTTGATGGCCGAGCTGAAACGCAGCCATATGCGCGCTCTTTTTATCTTAGATTACCGGAACGCCGCCTATGGACCCGGCGGCGCGCCGCCGTATGACGATGAGGGACGCGCGGCATTCGCGCGCTGGGCGGCGGCGGCCGCCAAACATTTTCAAGGACAGGGGGTTGTGTGGGAGCTCTGGAATGAGCCGAACGGCAAATGGTTCTGGCCGAATCCAAGCGCCGCCGACTACTCCAAGCTGGCCCTCGCCGCCGACAAGGCGATCCGCGAGACGTGTCCCAAAGAGATCTTGATCGGCCCCGCTGTCTCCGAAGTGGATCTTGCGTTCCTGGAAGGCTGCTTCCAGGCGGGATGCCTTCAGTACTGGGACGCCGTTTCCGTCCATCCCTACCGCCAGACGGCGCCGGAAACCGCCGGGGCGGATTACGAGAAGCTGCGCGGATTGATCGCGAAGTATGCCCCGGCCGGCAAGACGATCCCGATCGTTTCTGGGGAATGGGGATATTCCGTGGCGTGGGGCGGCTACGATGAAGAACGGCAGGGCAAGTATCTGGCGCGTGAATTCCTGTTCAACATGGAAAGCGGCGTCCCGCTCTCGATCTGGTACGACTGGCATGACGACGGCGCCGATCCGAAGGACGCCGAGCATCACTTTGGAACGGTGCGCAATGAGCTTCATCCGGGGCGCGCGCCGATCTACGATCCCAAGCCGTCCTACACGGCCGCCCAAACGCTGACGAAGGCGCTGGGCGACTACCGTTTCGATCGCAGGATCGCCGCCGGCGACGCCGCGACCGACCATCTCCTGGAATTTCGAAAAGACAAAGCGCGCGGCTACGCCGTCTGGACGATCTCGGACACGCCCCGCCCGGTCACGCTGCCCATTTCTGCGGGAACTTACACGATCTGGAGCGGGCAAGGCGATCGCAAGTTGACGCTCACGGCGGACAAATCCGGCCTGCCGCTGACCATCACCGACACGCCCCAGTATATCGTCCGGGGAACTTCCCACGGCCGTTAG
- the mrdA gene encoding penicillin-binding protein 2, with product MISPHRSQIPPIPNPARQSQPNDRRAVVLRARLFGTFILLLFACLITRLWFLQIVNGDDYHAKAEANQARRIQSRAPRGAIVDCRGDILAANRSRFAVYATPDIVKDTAVLDRVAELLGMTQQDIAETIKEKKQNRYDPVRIALDVPMTTVTQIEEYKPFLAGVSTEPEPVRWYPHGSLAGNLLGTMGRINENEFRDLKNKGLGYFNDDFLGKTGIEDQYERYLHGAPGGTDVQIDARGRKVRTMNSENATPGSSVQLALDAKVQQAAEQVFAQNHYVGAAVAINPQTGAVLSMVSAPTFDPDDFATGIKAENWKPLSTNPNHPLIDRTLDAMYPPGSTFKPIVAAAGLETGAMTTHSGAYCPGSYHLGKARFGCWSVHGSVNFYSAMAGSCDVFFYIYGQAIGPDRISTYAKAFGLAEKTGIDLPSEDIGSIPSPAWKKNHFKRYGPEYSQWFGGDTLHMSIGQGDVLTTPLQMARVTATVANGGDVLKPYVVSRIINHAGETVYQGQRTLVRHVPVSARNMEEVRKAMRYTTTNGTGKIVDFPQVQVASKTGSAQTHGSKLTHGWFVCFAPYDHPTIAIAAIVEHGGHGAGTAGHVARAMLQTYFHLPVTPEKSAKSD from the coding sequence AAATCGTCAATGGCGACGATTACCACGCCAAAGCGGAGGCGAACCAGGCGCGGCGCATCCAGTCGCGCGCTCCGCGCGGCGCCATCGTGGACTGCAGGGGCGATATCCTCGCCGCGAACCGCTCCCGCTTCGCCGTTTACGCCACGCCCGATATCGTGAAAGACACCGCCGTCCTGGACCGCGTCGCCGAGCTGCTGGGCATGACGCAGCAGGATATCGCCGAGACGATCAAAGAAAAGAAACAAAACCGCTACGATCCCGTCCGGATCGCGCTCGATGTGCCGATGACCACGGTCACCCAGATCGAGGAGTATAAGCCGTTCCTCGCCGGAGTCAGCACCGAGCCGGAGCCCGTACGCTGGTATCCGCACGGCTCACTCGCCGGCAACCTGCTGGGCACCATGGGCCGGATCAACGAAAACGAATTCCGGGACCTGAAGAACAAGGGGCTGGGCTACTTCAACGACGACTTCCTGGGCAAGACCGGGATCGAGGACCAGTACGAACGGTACCTGCACGGCGCGCCCGGCGGCACGGACGTACAGATCGACGCGCGCGGACGCAAAGTGCGCACGATGAACTCGGAGAACGCGACGCCTGGATCGAGCGTGCAACTCGCCCTCGACGCCAAGGTCCAGCAGGCGGCGGAGCAGGTGTTCGCGCAGAACCACTATGTCGGAGCCGCCGTCGCCATCAATCCGCAGACCGGCGCCGTGCTTTCGATGGTCTCCGCCCCGACCTTCGACCCCGACGACTTCGCGACAGGCATCAAAGCCGAGAACTGGAAGCCGCTCAGCACCAACCCGAACCATCCTTTGATCGACCGCACGCTCGACGCCATGTATCCGCCCGGATCAACCTTCAAACCGATCGTCGCCGCCGCGGGCCTGGAGACCGGCGCCATGACGACGCATTCCGGCGCCTACTGTCCTGGCTCTTATCATCTGGGCAAGGCGCGGTTCGGCTGCTGGAGCGTCCACGGCAGCGTCAACTTCTACTCCGCCATGGCGGGTTCGTGCGACGTCTTCTTTTATATCTACGGACAGGCGATCGGACCGGACCGGATCTCCACCTACGCCAAAGCCTTCGGCCTGGCGGAAAAAACCGGCATCGACCTTCCCAGCGAAGACATCGGCTCCATCCCCTCCCCGGCCTGGAAGAAGAATCACTTCAAGCGCTACGGCCCCGAATATTCGCAATGGTTCGGCGGCGACACCCTGCACATGTCGATCGGCCAGGGAGACGTCCTGACGACCCCTCTGCAAATGGCGCGCGTCACGGCGACCGTCGCGAACGGCGGCGACGTCCTGAAACCCTACGTCGTCAGCCGCATCATCAATCACGCCGGCGAAACGGTCTATCAGGGCCAGCGCACGCTGGTCCGCCACGTCCCTGTTTCCGCCCGGAACATGGAAGAGGTCCGCAAAGCGATGCGCTACACCACGACCAACGGCACCGGCAAGATCGTGGACTTCCCGCAGGTTCAAGTCGCCTCCAAGACCGGCTCGGCGCAGACCCACGGCAGCAAGCTGACCCACGGCTGGTTCGTCTGCTTCGCTCCCTACGATCACCCCACGATCGCCATCGCCGCCATCGTCGAACACGGCGGCCACGGCGCCGGCACCGCCGGCCACGTCGCCCGCGCCATGCTGCAAACCTACTTCCACCTGCCCGTCACGCCGGAGAAGTCCGCCAAGAGCGATTAG